The Solanum dulcamara chromosome 2, daSolDulc1.2, whole genome shotgun sequence region AAAAGAAGGACAAAGTCTCTGTGCGTAAATGTTCActtttcaatcttttggtcatgatatttcttcattctttctTTCTACAAGGTTGCACTCTCATATACATTTAGGCGAAACTCATCAAGCTcgtttatttgattcatcctttgCTTTGATGCAGTGTCCCAATCCATGTTCAATTTCTTCAATGCCCACATAGCTTTGTGTTCCAACTCTATGGGCAGATGACATGATTTTCCAAAAACAAGTTCATAAGGCGACGTACCTATAGGCAACTTGAATGCAGTGTGGTAAGCCTATTGAGCGTCATCAAGCTTCCTTGACCAATCCTTTTTACTTGCGCTAATCATGTTTCCAAGTATTTGCTTAATTTCACGATTTGAGACTTCAACTTGTCTACTAGTTTGTGAATAATAAGGAGTTTCTACACTATGTCGAACCCCATACTTTTCAAGTAATGCTTTGAACAATCGATTGCAAAAGTGGGAACCTCCATCGCTGATTATTGCCTTTGGTGTACCAAATCTTGTAAGATGTTACACTTGAGGAAGGCTGTGACATGCCTTGCTTTGTTGTTGGGAAGTGCGATATCTTCAACCCATTTAGACAAGTAGTCAACCACAACGAGGATATATTTCATTCCACTTGAACTCACAAAAGGTCCTATGAAGTTAATTCCCAATACGTCGAATAATTCAATTACTAGAATTGGGGTGAGTAGGAGTtcatgttttcttgaaattcctCATTTCCTTTGTCAATGATCACAAGATTTAGAAAAATCATAAGTGACTTGATGAATTGTTGGACAGTAGTACCCATATTATAGGATCTTGTAGGCTGTCCGGATACCACTATGATGGCCTCCCACAGGTGACGAATGACATGCttccaaaatactcatcatctcTACTTCAGGTACACAGTGACGAACAATCCCATTTGCACAAACACGGAACAAATATGGTTCTTCCTAAGACAACTTCTGTACATCAGACATGAACTTGCAGCGTTGGTGAACATTTAAATTGGATGGCACTATATCGCTAACCAAATAGTTGGCAACATCAACAAACCATGGAATTAAGCCATGTGATACTGCCAATACGTATTCGTCTAGAAAGGTGTCATTTATCTCAACTCCATCTTCCAACTTTAACATCGCCTCTTCTTCAAACCTAGAGAGATGTTCTGCTACTTGGTTTTCTATCCCTTTTCGGTCTTGTACTTCAAAGTCGAACTCTTGTAACAGCAATACCCAATGAATAAGTCTTAGCTTGGCATCCTTTTTTTCCATGATATATCTCAATGCAGCATGTTTATGTGTAAAATGACTTTGGTGCCCAACAGGTAAGATCTAAACTTCTCAAAAGTGAACACAACGGCAAGAAACTCTTGTTCGATCACGATGTCGTTTCTTTGAGTAATATTAAGTGCTTTGCTAGCATAGTATATTGGATGTAAAATCTTCTTGTGACTTTTTCCCAATACTACTCCAAGTGATACTCCACTTGTATCACACATGACTTCAAAGGGATGCTCCCAATCCATTGCAATAACGATAGGAGTTGATGCTAACTTTTTCTTCAACTATTCAAACAATTCTAGATAGGCTTCATTAAAAACAAACTTCGTCTTCTTCTCTAGTAGTTTGTATAAAGGATGTGCTATTTTGTAGAAGTCTTTGATGAAGCGGCGATAGAATCTAGCATGTCCCAAAAAGCTTTGAATACCTTTTACGGTGGTGGAATGAGGTAACTTTGCGATTAATTCAATCTTTGCTCGATCTACCTCAATGCCTTTATTTGAAATCTTGTGACCCAGCACTATGCCCTCTTTCACCATAAAGTGATACTTCTCCCAATTTAGCACAAAGTTTCACTCTTCACACCTTCATAGTACGTCTTAGAGATAAGCCAAGCAATCCTCGAATGAGTCACCAACCACTAAAAAATAATCCATGAAAACCTCAATTGTATCCTCCACCATGTCTAAAAAGATAGACATCATACAACGTTAAAAGGTTGTCGGTGCATAACACAATCTGAATGGCATTCTTTTGAAAGCAAAGTCCCATATGGGTATGTGAAAGTTGTCTTCTCTTGGTCTTCTGGTGCTATAGAGATCTAATTATAGCCTGAATAtccatcaagaaaatagtaccaaCCTTTTCCAGTGAGATGGTCGAGCATCTGATCTATGAAAGGCATTGGAAAGTGATTTTTTTCAGTCCATAAGTTGAGCTTGCGATAACCCATACACACTCTCCAACTGGTGATAGGCCTCATTGGAATAAGTTCAATCTTTGCATTTGGAACCACAGTAATACCACCTTTTTTGGTACACATTGGAAAGAACTTACCCAATTACTATCTGCGATTGGATAAACAACTCCAATATCTAACCATTTGATGATCGTTTTTTAACTACCTCTTGCATAGGTGGGTTGAGATGTCGTTGGTGTTCAATGCTTGGTTTAAAATACGGCATGAGTTGGATTTTATGAGTACAGACGCCTAGTGGTATGCCAATGATGTCAGTTATGGACCACCCTATTGCTTTTTTGAAATGCCTCAAGACGGATGTAAGAGCTTctactttcttttgaagaagATTGGCATCTATTATGATTAGGAGCGTATTGTTGGGTCCCAATAATGCATATTGCAAGTGAGCTAGCAGTGCTTTGAGTTCCAAAGTTGGAGGTTCCTCGATTGATGGCTTCGCGGGCAGAGTTGCTCTATTCTTTAAGTCTAAGTCTAGTCTCTTGGGTGTGTGATTGAAATTCCTAAGGCCATTTAGTGCGCAAACGATCTCATTATACTCTCCAATGTGATGTTTATCAAAGTTCATGATAACGGAAGCTAAAGCTTCAACACCCAACCTCTCTTCTATAGATATGTCTagtttcaaatcatcaacaataTTAATCACGGATACAACTCATAGatcattgtgatgcttcattgcTCATCATACATCAAAGATCGCTTCTTCATTATTTAGTCAAAATTTTAGTTTGCCAGTTTCCATATCTACCAAAGCATGTCTTATTGCCAAGAATTGTCTACCCAGAATGATAGGAACATCAAAGTCTACTTCGCAGTCAAGAATCATGAAGTCATCAGGGAATATAAATGATTCAATCTTCACTAGGACATCATAAATAATGCCCACGGGCTTCTTCGCAGTATGAACTACCATCAAGAGCTGTATTGACATTGATTTGGGGACTCCCAAGCCTAATTTTCGGAATATCATGAGTGGCATCAAGTTAATTCTAGCACCCATGTCGCACAACGCTTTTGCTAAATTAAATACCCCAATGGTACAAGGTATAGTGAATGCACCTGGGTCTTCTCTCTTTTGCACAAGGAAGTGAGTGGCAATTGTACTATAATGATGCAAATTGTTAGCCGGTTCAAAGCTTACCGTTCTCATCTTTGTGACAAGATCCTTCATAAACTTGGCATAACCCGACATTTTTTCTAGCGCCTCTAATAAGGGAACATTTACTGAAAGTTGTTTCAACatggaaataaacttaagaaacttTCTATCTTCGGCTTTTTTCTTCAATCTTTGCGGAAAAAGAGGAGGAGGTCTTTGCATTTAAATTGGAGTTGTATCAATATCTTTTGTGTTGCCTGCTTTCTCATCATGATTTGCATCCCCTTTTTCAGATTGTTTGGTGCTTGGCTCTTCGCCTACTGCTTTTTCCttgatttttct contains the following coding sequences:
- the LOC129870996 gene encoding uncharacterized protein LOC129870996, with product MSGYAKFMKDLVTKMRTVSFEPANNLHHYSTIATHFLVQKREDPGAFTIPCTIGVFNLAKALCDMGARINLMPLMIFRKLGLGVPKSMSIQLLMVVHTAKKPVGIIYDVLVKIESFIFPDDFMILDCEVDFDVPIILGRQFLAIRHALVDMETGKLKF